tagacccggcccaattggcacactatcggccggtctcaaatttgccctttttgggcaaacttattgagagggcagtggcgatgcagctgcagactttcctggaggatgcttccatccttgacccatttcagtccggctttcgcccgggacatgggacggagacggtgctggtcgccctagtggatgaccttcaacggcatctggatcggggcggctcggcggtgctgatgctgttagacctgtcggctgcgttcgacacggtcgaccatcggctactgaagggtcgcctcgccgacgcagggattcaggggttggctttacagtgtctttcctctttccttgaaggtcggggacaaagggtcgcagttgggggggagctgtcccggaggtgcacacttgactgtggtgtgccccaaggggcggttctctccccgatgttatttaacatctatatgcgacctcttgcccagattgcccgaaggtacgggctagggtgtcatcagtatgctgatgacacccagctctatctactgatggacgaccagccgacctgcgtcccggaaaatctagatcgggcactatatgccgtggctgaatggctcagactgagcggactgaagcttaaccctgcgaagacagaggtcctttgcttgggtcgccgcggtccgaaaaggggaatccccctaccagcctttgacggtgcgctgctgatagcggcggacagggtcaggagcttgggggtgcttttggagccttccttaaagatggaggctcagatagcagccgctgccaagtccgcgttttttcatcttaggcgggcaaggcagttggccccctttttggagcgcgacgacctagcaacagtgatccatgccacggtcacctcgaggttagactactgtaatgccctctacatggggctgcccctgtcccgaattcggaaattgcagctggtgcagaatgccgcggcccggctgttattgggtctcccaaagtgggaacacattcagccgggtcttcggaccctgcactggcttccagtaatataccgagtccggtacaaggtgctggttatcacctttaaagccctatatggcttgggacctgtctacctgaaggaccgcctttccccgcacgttccccagagagtactgaggtcgggaacacaaaatctccttactatccctgggccgaaggaagcccgtttgaaatccaccagagaaagggctttctctgttatggcccctacatggtggaatcagctgccggaagaggtgagggccctgcgggaccttgtacagttccgcagggcctgtaagacaaccctcttccggctagcctatacctagcttgagaattttaatgtaacttgccggatttcttttatatacagttgaaatatttattattatttattgataaccatggttttatctgtttttatctgttttaaatgctgatccctttatatgtttaaatactgtaattttgttggatctatcactggaagccgccctgagccacttgtgggaagggcgggatataaatcccaaataaataaataaaaataaataaataaatggtgggaTTAGGAAGCCAGCCGCTGTGCTCTGGTCACAACCttggtgcccctccccccccctctctccctcccatgcaGAAAAACAGAAGGGAAAGGAACTGGCACCACAGAGCTCCCCCCTGAGTACTTGACCAGCCCTCTTTCCCAGCAGTCTCAGGTAAGCACTTGGCTATGTCAGAGAGATAGGGGGTTCCTTGATGTACCAGTCAATTCCTCTTTCTGGTTTACACTGATTACTGCCTGTTCTGGCCACAGCTGCCCCCAAAGCGTGATGAAACAgcactgcaggaggaggaggaactccaGCTGGCAATTGCACTATCCCAGTCAGAagcagaggagaaggagaggatggTTTGTTTCGGGAGAACAGTGGGAGGATTCCATGGCATGATTGCTCTTGAATCTTTTTGGCTGCTTAGAACATTTCTGGGGCTGGGTATTGTGTCATGTTCTGTAAACTATGACCCATTGCTTGTAACTGACCCAGAAACCCAACTCAGAATTGGGACTGTGAAGTGGGgtgttaaaataatttaaaagttaTACTGGTTTTTACATGTGGTAGCCTAATTAAAAATAATAGACCATATGAAATCATGATGAACCAATTTCAGCTCTAATTGCAAACTTGCCTGCCACATATTATATTGAGATGCAGAATAGTGTGGCTGCGGATATAATGAGGCCTGGCTGAATGCCCATACCCACTCCTTCCATGTTCCTGTCTAGCTGTGGCAGGCTGGGGATCAAAATCCAGTCCCATACTCTCTTGTGGTTTCCTCTTCAGAGGCAGAAAACTACATTTTCCACATACCCTAAGGCTGAGCCAACCCCTGTCACTTCATCTGCTCCTCCGGTCAATACCCTGTATTCCTCACCTGTGGTAAGTATCCACCTAACTGGCGAGATTCACCAGAAAGGAAATGTTTTTTATCTCCATAAGctccaaaaaggatattatagcattggagaaagttcagaaaagggcaactagaatgattaaagggctggaacaccttccttatgaagaaaggttgaaacgcttagggctctttagcttggagaaacgtcgactgaggggtgacatgatggaggtttacaagataatgcatgggatggagaaagtagagaaagaagtacttttctccctttctcacaatacgagaactcgtgggcattcgatgaaattgctgagcagacaggttaaaacggataaaaggaagtacttcttcacccaaagggtgattaacatgtggaattcactgccacaggaggtggtggcggccacaagcatggccaccttcaagagggggttagataaaaatatggagcagaggtccatcagtggctattagccacagtgtgtatgtgtgtgtgtgtgtgtgtgtatatatatatatatatatatatatatatatatatatatatatatatatatatatatatatatatatatatatatatatatatatatatatatatatatatatatatatatacctggaACCAACTGAGATCAGAATTCTCCCTGCTATGGTTCAAACAGTTTTGCCATCACTCATAAAAATTCTGTGGTGCTTTGGCAAATCTTGTCTCAGGCCACTtaaaggatgggggggggcggtgttcccATTGCTTTCACCCCACAAGTGAAGCCAATCTGGCTTCCCATGCCTTCAGGTTCAGAAAAATAAATCGTGTTCTCTCCCATTGCCACTGTTTCTAATGGCTCCTaatgaagcaggggtgggggtgctcTTGATTTTTGCAATTGTGATGAATTCCATGTGTGTCATTTCAGAATTCCTCTGCACCTCTGGCTGAGGACATTGATCCAGAGGTAAGGTCCTAGCTCCCTAAACCATTTTGTAACTAGCCTTAGTGAAATGCCAACATCTcagttgttttctgtttcccAATGCTTTCTGATAGTTGGCTCGTTACCTGAACCGCAAttactgggaaaagaagcaggaggAAGTCCGCAAGAGCCCCACTCCATCAGCCCCGCTGTCCATGGGAGAACCAGCTgcccagaccacagagatccaAACTGCTCCAATCACTGTGGTGGAAGTAAATATCAGCTTTCTCTCTTACTATATGAATGGATGTTGCTCAGTAAAGAGAAAGTAGTTCTGTCTGCTTCTTTTTTTGAAGTAGCGCCTCTTGTTTATTGTATCCCAAAATAGCTCCCAAAGTTTTAGACATACCAAGTCCATTGTTCTGTTCTTACAGGGGTAGGATTTCAGACTTTAAAGGAGACACGTCCACTGAACAGTCAAGGCAAGGGTGACATTGGCTAGGCAAAATCCACTTTGGAGACGTTCTATACTAGAATGGCAGGCATAGTTGAACTAGGAACTGAGGCTTCCAGTTGATCATCTCCCATCTCTCCACAGCAGCAATATCAAAATGGTGAGACGGATGAGAGCCACGAGCAGTTTCTTAAGGCCCTCCAGAATGCTGTCACCACCTTTGTCAACCGCATGAAAAGCAACCACCTGCGGGGCCGGAGCATCACCAACGACTCGGCAGTGCTCTCGCTCTTTCAGTCCATCAACAGCATGCATCCCCAGCTCCTGGAGCTGCTCAACCAGCTGGATGAGCGTCGCTGTATGTCACAGGGCCCCAGTTGACACTACAGGCGGGAGGGTTGTGGCAGGGCTGGGatcctctgtctctccccctcctccttgtaGAATCATGGGAGCAGCTTTCACGTGTGCTTCCAAGGGCAATGTCTAGTAATGTGGTTTTTTAGGTTTTGGATGGGGAGATAGTCCAAGGCCTTTGGCCTTTGCCAGCCTTTCTGTCTGTTCCTGTAACAGCTACAAATTTGTGGGCCCAAATTTGAACTTAAATCCTAAGGGAAATGTGGGTACACATGGGTCATGAATAGGAACTCTGACAGTGGTCTTCCCATCAGTGTACTATGAGGGACTTCAGGATAAACTTGCTCAGATCCGGGATGCACGGGGAGCCCTGAACGCTCTGCGGGAGGAGCACAGAGAGAAGCTGCGCCGTGCTGCTGAAGAGGCGGAGCGTCAGCGGCAGATTCAGCTCGCCCAGAAGCTGGAGATCATGCGGCAGAAGAAACAGGTGAGGCTCATTGTCGGCGCATGCTCCGAGGAAAACTAGTGTCAAGATTGAGCTTGCCATTCCTCGTGACTGGTTGGCAAGTGGTGGTGCCTAGAAGAGCTTCTGAGACCAGAGGGCTGTGGTGGCTGATTCTGTGTGTCCTTTCCATCATGTATAGGAATACCTGGAGATGCAACGGCAGCTGGCCATCCAGCGCCTTCAGGAGCAAGAAAAGGAGCGCCAGTTACGGCTGGAGCAACAAAAGCAAACAATCCAGATGAGGGCACAGATGCCTGCTTTCTCTCTGCCTTATGCTCAGGTTTGAGAGGTGGAGAGGCCGGGGATTACACTCTTCCCCTCCTTATTATACTGATGCAAtaacgtgtgtgtgtggggggggggaactgcagTGATTTAATGAAAACTGCAGTTTGGGTGGGATGTATTGGACAGAGAATGGAAATTCTCCCAGATGTATCTTCTGCAAGCCATCTTGGGAACCCTTTCAGATCACATGGTGAGATAGAAATGAAGCAGCTGTGTTGGCGCCCCTCTAACACTGCTCAATATCACTTTTAGCTCCAGGCCATGCCTGCTGCTGGCGGGGTGATCTACCAGCCATCGGGCCCCACCAGCTTCCCAGGCACTTTCAGCCCCGCAGGCTCCGTGGAAGGGTCTCCTATGCACACAGTGTACATGAGCCAGCCAGCCCAGGGCAACACCGGCCCCTACACTGCCATGCCTGTGGCAGGAACAGGTGAGACGGTTGGGAGGAAGTGCTATGCAAGTTCAACTAAAGCCTCTGaaacctatgaacatatgaagctgccttatactgaatcagaccctcggtccatcaaagtcagtattgtcttctcagactggcagcagctctccagggtctcaagcggaggtttttcacacctatttgcctggacccttttttggagatgccggggattgaacctgggaccttctgcttcccaagcagatgctctaccactaagccaccatccctccctatgaacatatgaagctgccttatactgaatcagacccttggtccatcaaagtcagtattgtcttctcagactggcagcggctctccagggtctcaagcggaggcttttcacacctatttgcctggacccttttttggagatgctggggattgaacctgggaccttctgcttcccaagcagatgctctaccactgagccaccgtccctctagtAGAGCAGTTGTTGAgccaacacccccctccccaagctgttCTTGTGTCACTCTATGCTCTTTTTTCAGATCCCAACATGGTGAACACCTACATGTACCCAGCAGGCACTAATAGTGCTCAAACAGCTGCACAGGGGCAGGCTGTGCCCACCACTAATCCTGCCTATTCCTCTTACCAGCCTACACCAACGCAGGGCTATCAGGCAAGTTGGTTCACTTCTGCCCCAGAGCAGGAACGTATACCCCAGCACTGGGTAAGCTGTTGTGGAAGGCaatggtggggtggggagtgCTAACTTTGCTGGCTTTTGAGAAGCCAAAGATCCCACCCTGACGCATTGTCTGGCTTGTGAGTTAAGTCATGTCCACAGTGTCCTGGGAAATTGGAGTCACATGCCATTTCTCTGCTGCCCAGCTGCTGTGTGCACAGGGATTCCGCCTCCTTACCTATGCCTGTCTTCTCTACcgtgcagaatgcagctgcccCCTCACAGACCCAGGCTATCCCTGCCATGACACAGGCTCCACAGTCTGGGGGCACAATTGGTTACATGGGCAGTCAGTCTGTCTCTATGGGCTACCAGCCCTACAACATGCAGGTAAGGAAGCACTTCGTATCGCTGTGGACATGAGGGTGACTGGCAAGAAGGGGTTAGGGGGTAAATTTCTTGCCAGGCTTGTACAGAGGCAAGGGGATCTCGCCTGGGATTAAAACTGGAGAGGGCTGGAGAGCGAGGAGTGTGGTGGGGGGAGTGCTTTTGTGCTGATGCCAGCTCTGCTTCTGCTCCCCTCTCTTCCCGACAGAACCTCATGTCAACCCTCCCTGGTCAGGATCCCGCTTTGAGTAGTCTGCCACCCCAGCAGCCTTACCTATCAGGACAGCAGCCCATGTATCAGCAGGTTAGTCTGGACACTGAGGAAATGGCTCCTTACTCCATTCAGCCCTGCTGATTTCTGTTTTTGCTGCAGTCGCGTTAAGGGTGGGGTGCTCTGAATTTCTGTATAGTTCCTGTCCGCCAGCTCTGAGGGCTGAGAGATCGGGCAGGAACCCTTTGCTTACAGTGATTTTGTGTAGACCGGGAACGTTTATTGAGTGTGGCCTATTTGCTAACCTTTGCGGTTGTCTCCTTGCAGATGGCACCCCCAGGAGGACCtccccagcagcagccccctccccagcagactCCAGCCCAGGTGCAACAGGCACAGGGGGGCAGCGGAGAGGCTCAGCTAATTTCCTTTGACTAATCTCTCATCttaaaaggagagggaggggtgggTTTCTAAGACATTGAACACTACTATCTCTTGGTCACTGCTGTATTTGCGACACCGTGGCTGTTACCCTGCACCATCCCCTTAGGGGAATGGAGAACTGAGCCTCTGTTGTTAGGTAGTCTCCCACCGGCtacctactccccccccccctttctccctccatCCCTGTCTGAAATGCTATTTAAGAGCCTTCTTGGCAGGGCAGAAGCTAGGGCTAGCGGTATTCAAATTTCGTTTGAGCTTCTCTTTGGCTGGGAAGCGATGGTGACCCCTAGCTTCGCTGGAGCTGGGTAGCAGACCAGAGAGCTTTTAAGCCACTCACTCCTGTGTGCACTACTACGGAGCAAGAGACCTTCCAtctcttctggaattacagcatTTAAGCATGCTCCAAAGCCTAAGTAAATGGGGTCCAACTTGCAGCATGGCCCGAGTCCgcatctctcccccaccctcttACTGCCCTGTATGGTTGTATCCTGCCAATCAAGTGGCCTTCACTCTAACTATCCcttcccaccccacacacacacttggaacCCTTCACGTTTCCCATAATACTTTTAACAACCAATTCAGCCTCCTCCAGGACCATTATTTCTTCTGTTCCCTGTGTTCTCTCCCAAGCCCTTCTCGACCCTCTCCGCTTTTGAAGACTCGTCTCTCGTATTTAGTGCTGCCATAGACAGAATGGAATCAGTGACAATAAAGTATTTAAAACCTTTTCGGTCTGTGCTTTCTCGTGAGCTCTGTATGAAGTTTTAGTTCCGCCTGTCGAGAGAGGCGTTCGACAGAGCCAGCTGCCGTGATGTGTGACTGTGGCACTTCGCATGGGATATGAAAGAAGGAGCCCTTCGGCAAGTTTGGGCTGGGGGAGCAGTTCCCCCCAAACCATTAACAGAACCCCATCTGTGAATAAACAGCAGGAAcatcctttttgtgtgtgtgtttaattttttatattcTTCCTGTAAATATTGTTATATTTTCTTCTGCTCCTGCTATCCAATATCTAGCCAGATAACTGCCTCCGGCGAAAGATCAGGCATTTGGTATATTCAGGCATCTCCTCCTGAAGAAGAAAAATAACCTGTTCAGCTGTAGAAGAGGGGATTAGTGCAAGCAAGACAGGGGGGAAAAGCATCACAGAGACCATCAAGTACAAGGCATGGGGTTCTTTGCCGTTGTAGCGCATCGTTTCTGTGACAGTCTGGGCTGGCTTCTGCCTCTTACCATCCGTTCAAGCCATAATGCATTGGTGTTGGCCATCTGACGAAGTTCCTCCACATCTCTCAGCCCCCACTCAGGGTTCCTGCCATTGAAAaaagtacagtgagcagagcttcCTTCCTTGAATCCAGTCCTTAGGCCTTATTCCTAAGGAGAGGGAAAACCAGACCTGATGGTTGAATAAATTCTCATTTTCTATCACCTCTGCTGTTATGTTACGAGTCGAATGTTTGGCTTCTAAACAACGAAACATTGCACGTAGTCTTTGCGCTCCCCTCCTGGCTGGTCTCGCTAGGGGTTTGGTGGTTCTAAAGAGGTAAGATCCAGTCCTTCAGCTCTAATTTACCTGGCTTGAAGCATTTTGTCTAGCTGCACGTTGCATTCTGGTAGGATGATCCCATTGGTGGCAAAAGGCTGTGGAGTGGAAACAATCAGAATTACGTCGGCTGCTACAGACAGGAGTGACCTGCGGTGTTCTTAGGCCAGTGGTGTAGTATGAAGGCACGTCAAGATGAGGGCTAACTAACAGCTTTTGAAAATGGTTAAATTTCTTGACATTTGCAAGTGGAATTCAACTTTTCTGCCTTACTCCATGCTCCGGTGCCTCTGGGGTacaacctgacctggatagcccgggcaacccagatctcagaagctaagcagggccaaccctggcaagtgcttgaaggggagacctccttggaataccaggagcagaaggcagaggaaggctgtatcaagccacttctctgaacatcctccatgccccagtaagggttgccagaagttgccatgacttacACATATGActacaagcccctccccctgcaatGGCATTAAATGCAACGTGGGGCTCTACAATGATCGAATTAAACTGGACAGACCCATCGCCACTGGGAAGTACCTTTTTGTATACAGATATAGACCACCAATTCTAGTCTCTTGGAATAGTGCTGAATCATACTGTTTCCTTGACAGTGGAATAGAAATGGCCTCCCTTGTTTTTGAGCAAGAAAGCTTGAAGTGATGTCAGTTTTTTAGATCTTTATAGGCACAGAAAATTCTGGATATTAAGTCCCTGAGGTGTTTTACTGGTTTAGTTTGTTATTGCTACATGCTCCCCCCCTCCTTTAACAACGCATGCAGATTATATACTTCTTGATATATAAATAAACGGTGTAGAAGGATCACTGGAAATAAATACATGGTTCAGAGCGACGGATTCTATTGTAACTGTTGGTAACGGATGTTTTTATAAGAAAGGTTTTCTATACTCACCCCATAGGCCAGGCAAATGCCTCCAGGTTTCAGTAGTTGTCCTATACCTTTAAACATCCCCTATAACATAAAACACGGAGTCAGAAAAAGCTCTGCCCTGTTCCTCTGATTCTAGGCAATCCACAGCGTCCCAATTAGTAACCCTGTCGAGAGGGTCAGTtcccaccattgtttcccacttCCCCGTCGCACCTCCAGGCCTTGTTCAGTCACGTGTAGTAGATTGATGATCACAACAAAGTCACAGCAGCCCTTCCCCAGGCCAGCCCACTCATTCCACGGCTGTAACACATCTATTGTCAGCGGTTCTCGGACATTGGTCACTTTGGTGGCATGGATGTAAGCACGGATGCTGTAGACAAATGCGAAAGTCATACATTTCTCTAGCATGCTGCTACCAAATGGTTTTTCCCAGTCTCCCAAAAAGGCTTCAGATACCGTAAGACAATATAATAGGATAGCAAGAATCCCTCCGATAGTgggtttttgtcttttttttaactTCCTTGTCCTACATTGACAGGAGTTGGGACTAGAAACATAAGTTGGTACTTACATTGGTTGGCTGTCTGAAAAAATCCTTATGGCTTGCCCCCAAATTAAAACCGACCATCGGTCCTTATTTCACACTGAATGCAATATAGTCAATCTCCCTTTGTTCCTATATCACAAACTGCTGCTAATGGTTTGTATTCTAGTCTGACCCACAACACCCATGTTTTAACAGTATGCAGAACCGGACTAAATAGTCTTAGCGATACTAGGTATGGAAGCCCAAAGTGCATCTCCCTGAATTGCCCTCTGTGTTATGCTACAAGGAGGGCTCATTCCTCTGGACATATAGCAACAGGCACCCCCTTCAACAACATACCACTTCCTTTTGCTTGCCCAAAAGATATGCCAAGTTGGACTCTAGTCATCACAGAACAGAATGACCTAGCTGTTTTTCCAAGTCAGAACACCAGTATTTTACACagttcttaatttttttctttctgctctGCTACAAACTGAGACCCAAAAGAGCCACCCCTCTCAGTTGCTACTCACCAGCGAGCTCTGAGACAGAACTAGGTAATAAAGAAAGTGAAGATTTTGTATTTAACACAATTCTATCTCATGGCAATAAGGAAAAGGGTGAAAAGAGTCCATCCCTCTTGGCAGCACCAAGCCCCACAATGTACCTCTGTTGAGAAGCTGGACTGATTTCGGAAGGTTGCCAGGTCACGCTGGGTAAAGCCTTGGCAAAGTGCACTATGTGCTGACcagtcccagatcctagttccaGCCCAAAAGCTGAACTTGTTTCATCTACATAGTCAGCCAGAACCTCCAGGATAGGTTCTTTGTTCCTCTCTGCCACAGGAGAAACCAGCATCTTGGCAACAGCTGCTGCAGGAGATGGGCCGCCTCCTATTCTGCCTGGGCTGCCGTCTACTTTCGGATGTCCTCCAGCCCTGCACAAATGGACTAAGCTAGATTTATTAAAGCAAAGGAGATTATGCTGAGATACTCTGGTCTGGAGAAGGCATGTGCTGTATCCGCAATTCAGACCCTTCCTGCTAACCACATTTATTCTCACGAGAGCATCCTACTATATTCTGATCAGCTGACTGTCGTCTTCCTACTTCTGATGTAATAGGGTCATATACAAAAACTCATACcacaataaaagttgttgttggccTTTAAATGCCACCtcaactttttaaaattcaattttCTGATGTCTTTGGAATCTTGGCTGGGATTTCCCTAAAATGAAAAGACTCTGCAAATTCATAATTCTGTAATTATTTAATGTTGGGACTGGTATGGTATAGTGTATGTCTCCACTGTCTATTGAAGAACAAGTGAAGGAAATTagtaggttaaaaaaaaatcccattttctTTTGTCGCGAACTATCGCATTAAACATTTGAGCACTTTCTGACTTGTTACAGTTGGAATCAATGAGCCGTGCCAATTAACAGGGAAAATTGAAAATGGCAACATTTTAAATGTATCCAAATTAAACCTAAAGAATGTTATGTATTAGTGGTGCCATTGTATGCATTTTAGAATTGATACTTGACCTTAATAATTCAATCAGAAGAATGTATGCTAGGACTAAAAGATCAGGTTAATGTAATTACTTGCTTTATGGCTGTGCCATGTTGGTGTACCACACGGCACAACAAAGTCTGGCATATTATCGTATCGTTGATGAAGTCTGCAGGTGCTCACTAAGGTCTCTGGTAAAGTGGGGCTAATCTCAGATATTCAACATTCCACAGAAGCTTTGTTGGGTTCCTGTGTGGTGTTTAAACTgcatctccctccccatttatttctTATTAGCAGCTAATGCAGACCAAGCACAAGGTGATCCAAGCTTCTGGTTGTGGACCTAGTGGAAGAAATCCTTTGTTAAGGAGAAGGCAGATCAGATCAGCCTATAAACAGAGCACTAGAAAGCTATTTCTGTCATCGGGCCGGATTAGACTGTAGCTAAAAAGGGCATCACTTATGTGCTCTGTACAGATGCTAGCTTGCTCACAGTGctaaacactagggttgccaatccccaggtgggggcaggggatcccccagtttggacaccctcccctccgcttcagggttgtcagagaacgggggggggggggagggaaatgtctgctgggaactctgttattccctatggagatttattcccatataaaatcatgaattgatccgtgggtatctggggctctggaggggctgttttttggggtagagggaccaaattttcagtatagcatctagtacctctccccaaaacactccccaagtttaaaaaagcttggaccagggggtccaattctatgagccccaaaagaaggtgtccctttccctcattatttcctatggaaggaaggaattgaaaaggtgtgcggtccctttaaatgtgatggccagaactccctttggagctcagttatgcttgtcacagccttgatcttctggctccacccccaaagtctccttgctccacccccaaagtccccaggtatttcttgaattggacttggcaaccctactaaacaCATCAAACATCAATAATCATAAAGGTCACCACTAACCTTGAACATGGACAAAAAATCCTTTCAGAAAAATTTAATGTGGTTTCATTTCCTGAGAGTTTGCTAGGTGGCAACAgtaaggctgcgatcacacacactaaagaatgcactttccaactggattttgccagttcacacagtaaaacccagctggaaagtgcactgaaagtggattgaattatttgtgtgattgcagccttctgAGGTGTAACAAATAATTTCCATGCACATTCAGTGTACTTTGAAGCACTGTTTTCAGGGCAACAAAACCACCTACACCACACTTACAGCGTCTTCATTTCAGATGCAGTCCAATCCTGTGAATGTTTTAAAAGCTATTTGACTCAAAAATTAGCCCCACTGAATCCCAAGAGATTTGTTCCCAAATAAATGGTCATAGGATTGCAGCTCCCGAGGACATTAAAA
This region of Heteronotia binoei isolate CCM8104 ecotype False Entrance Well chromosome 13, APGP_CSIRO_Hbin_v1, whole genome shotgun sequence genomic DNA includes:
- the HGS gene encoding hepatocyte growth factor-regulated tyrosine kinase substrate isoform X1; protein product: MGRGGGTFERLLDKATSQLLLETDWESILQICDMIRQGDTQAKYAVGAVKKKVNDKNPHVALYALEVLESVVKNCGQTVHDEVANKQTMEELKELLKKQVEANVRNKILYLIQAWAHAFRNEPKYKVVQDTYQIMKVEGHVFPEFKESDAMFAAERAPDWVDAEECHRCRVQFGVVTRKHHCRACGQIFCGKCSSKYSTIPKFGIEKEVRVCEPCYEHLNKKTEGKGTGTTELPPEYLTSPLSQQSQLPPKRDETALQEEEELQLAIALSQSEAEEKERMRQKTTFSTYPKAEPTPVTSSAPPVNTLYSSPVNSSAPLAEDIDPELARYLNRNYWEKKQEEVRKSPTPSAPLSMGEPAAQTTEIQTAPITVVEQQYQNGETDESHEQFLKALQNAVTTFVNRMKSNHLRGRSITNDSAVLSLFQSINSMHPQLLELLNQLDERRLYYEGLQDKLAQIRDARGALNALREEHREKLRRAAEEAERQRQIQLAQKLEIMRQKKQEYLEMQRQLAIQRLQEQEKERQLRLEQQKQTIQMRAQMPAFSLPYAQLQAMPAAGGVIYQPSGPTSFPGTFSPAGSVEGSPMHTVYMSQPAQGNTGPYTAMPVAGTDPNMVNTYMYPAGTNSAQTAAQGQAVPTTNPAYSSYQPTPTQGVQNAAAPSQTQAIPAMTQAPQSGGTIGYMGSQSVSMGYQPYNMQNLMSTLPGQDPALSSLPPQQPYLSGQQPMYQQMAPPGGPPQQQPPPQQTPAQVQQAQGGSGEAQLISFD
- the HGS gene encoding hepatocyte growth factor-regulated tyrosine kinase substrate isoform X2, whose protein sequence is MGRGGGTFERLLDKATSQLLLETDWESILQICDMIRQGDTQAKYAVGAVKKKVNDKNPHVALYALEVLESVVKNCGQTVHDEVANKQTMEELKELLKKQVEANVRNKILYLIQAWAHAFRNEPKYKVVQDTYQIMKVEEFKESDAMFAAERAPDWVDAEECHRCRVQFGVVTRKHHCRACGQIFCGKCSSKYSTIPKFGIEKEVRVCEPCYEHLNKKTEGKGTGTTELPPEYLTSPLSQQSQLPPKRDETALQEEEELQLAIALSQSEAEEKERMRQKTTFSTYPKAEPTPVTSSAPPVNTLYSSPVNSSAPLAEDIDPELARYLNRNYWEKKQEEVRKSPTPSAPLSMGEPAAQTTEIQTAPITVVEQQYQNGETDESHEQFLKALQNAVTTFVNRMKSNHLRGRSITNDSAVLSLFQSINSMHPQLLELLNQLDERRLYYEGLQDKLAQIRDARGALNALREEHREKLRRAAEEAERQRQIQLAQKLEIMRQKKQEYLEMQRQLAIQRLQEQEKERQLRLEQQKQTIQMRAQMPAFSLPYAQLQAMPAAGGVIYQPSGPTSFPGTFSPAGSVEGSPMHTVYMSQPAQGNTGPYTAMPVAGTDPNMVNTYMYPAGTNSAQTAAQGQAVPTTNPAYSSYQPTPTQGVQNAAAPSQTQAIPAMTQAPQSGGTIGYMGSQSVSMGYQPYNMQNLMSTLPGQDPALSSLPPQQPYLSGQQPMYQQMAPPGGPPQQQPPPQQTPAQVQQAQGGSGEAQLISFD
- the LOC132581694 gene encoding methyltransferase-like 26 B, translating into MLVSPVAERNKEPILEVLADYVDETSSAFGLELGSGTGQHIVHFAKALPSVTWQPSEISPASQQSIRAYIHATKVTNVREPLTIDVLQPWNEWAGLGKGCCDFVVIINLLHVTEQGLEGMFKGIGQLLKPGGICLAYGPFATNGIILPECNVQLDKMLQARNPEWGLRDVEELRQMANTNALWLERMEEMPEYTKCLIFRRRQLSG